One window from the genome of Cryptomeria japonica chromosome 6, Sugi_1.0, whole genome shotgun sequence encodes:
- the LOC131062614 gene encoding pentatricopeptide repeat-containing protein At4g13650-like isoform X1, with product MPLPSTTHLNLTALRRQGQLKQALHILLTTYNPPENSSTYLQLLQACILKNALSQGKKVHSFIAQRRFASPTSRTFHNNLINMYVKCGSLFNARKLFDDMTERDVCSWNTIIGAYRSNGYPHEAVTLFHQMQRTGFQPDQFTFASVLPACAKVGALEQGMDVHQSINERGISSNVVVVTALVDMYAKCGSIDKAREVFDKMPQRNVVSWNVMIAGYAQMGYNEKALETYKQMQLASVKPNSTTFASILPACAKIGDLQQGVDIHQSIKERGISSDVAVATALVDMYAKCRNIEKAHELFDRMPKKDVISWTAMISGYAQHEFAEKALQMFKQMQLAGVKPNSKTFSSILPACAKMGALEQGIDIHQSIKDRGILSNVVVATALVDMYAKCGSIDKARELFDRMPERDVFSWNTMIVGYTQNGFVEKALETFKQMQLAGVKPDSTTFASILPACAKMGALEQGIDIHQNVTEQGFLSDVVIASALVDMYAKCGSIDKAFELFDRMPQRNVVTWNTMIAGYAQNGLVEKALESFKQMQLEGIKPNSTTFINILPACAKMGALEQGMNIHQSITEEGLMSDIVVASALVDMYAKCGSIEKARELFDRMRQRDVVSWNAMIAGYAQNGFCKDALKIFELMKHSGTYPNIVSFACVLYACSHAGLVDEGCAYFNHMSKPYCITPTVDHYVCVVDLLARAGYLEDTLNFIIKMPVKPVAVVWMCFLAACRSHMNIGLGVYTAMLLFDLDPTNSATYILLSNIYAEVGRWAEVQMVRKLMKERGINKIPGCSWIEGQGQNLLQMN from the coding sequence ATGCCATTGCCATCCACTACTCATCTCAATCTCACAGCACTACGTAGACAAGGCCAGTTGAAGCAGGCGCTGCACATTCTGCTTACTACGTACAACCCCCCTGAAAACTCCTCTACATATCTTCAATTATTGCAGGCCTGCATTCTCAAGAACGCTCTTTCACAAGGGAAAAAGGTCCACTCTTTCATCGCTCAGAGGCGATTTGCGTCTCCTACAAGTAGAACTTTCCATAATAACCTTATCAACATGTATGTCAAGTGCGGAAGTTTGTTTAATGCTCGAAAATTGTTTGATGACATGACAGAACGAGACGTCTGCTCATGGAATACCATAATTGGAGCATACCGAAGTAATGGGTATCCTCACGAGGCGGTCACACTGTTTCATCAAATGCAACGAACAGGTTTTCAACCCGACCAGTTCACATTTGCCAGCGTACTTCCAGCCTGTGCGAAAGTGGGCGctctggaacagggtatggacgTGCATCAAAGTATAAACGAGAGAGGAATTTCGTCAAATGTTGTAGTTGtgactgccctggtagacatgtatgcaaaatgtggaagcatagacaaggcacgtgaagtgttcgacaaaatgcctcaaagaaatgtggtttcttggaatgtcatgattgcaggatatgcacaaatgggatataatgaaaaggctttagaaacttacaagcaaatgcaattggccagtgtaaagccaaattctacaacctttgctagcatcctccctgcctgtgccaaaatcgGAGATCTGCAACAGGgtgtggacatccatcaaagcataaaggaaagAGGAATCTCTTCAGATGTTGccgttgcaactgccctggtagacatgtatgcaaaatgtcgaAACATAGaaaaggcacatgaactgtttgacagaatgcctaaaaaagatgtcatctcatggaCTGCCATGATTTCAGGATACGCACAACATGAGTTTGCTGAGAAGGCTTTGCAAatgttcaagcaaatgcaattggcaggtgtaaagccaaattcaaaAACCTTTTCCAGCATACTTccagcctgtgcgaaaatgggtgctttggaacagggtatagacatccatcaaagcataaaggatagaggaattttgtcaaatgttgtagttgcaactgccctcgtagacatgtatgcaaaatgcggaagcatagacaaggcacgtgaactgtttgacagaatgcctgaaAGAGATGTCTTCTCCTGGAACACAATGATTGTAGGATATACacaaaatgggtttgttgaaaaggcattagaaactttcaagcaaatgcaattggcaggtgtaaagccagactccacaacctttgccagcatccttccagcctgtgccaaaatgggagctttggaacagggtatagaCATCCATCAAAACGTAACGGAACAGGgttttttgtcagatgttgtaattGCAAGTGCCCTGgtggacatgtatgcaaaatgtggaagcatagacaaggcatttgaactgtttgacagaatgcctcaaagaaatgtggtcacaTGGAataccatgattgcaggatatgcacaaaatggacttgttgaaaaggctttagaatctttcaagcaaatgcaattggaaggtatcaagccaaattccacaacctttatcAACATCCTTCCAGCCTGTGCCaagatgggagctttggaacagggcatgaacatccatcaaagcataacagaagAGGGATTGATGTCAGATATTGTAGTTGCCAGTGCCcttgtagacatgtatgcaaaatgtggaagcattgaaaaggcgcgtgaactgtttgacagaatgcgtCAAAGAGATGtagtctcatggaatgccatgattgcaggatatgcacaaaatggattttgcaagGATGCCCTCAAAatctttgaattaatgaagcactctGGAACATATCCTAACATTGTAAGCTTTGCTTGTGTTTTATATGCATGCAGCCATGCAGGTTTAGTGGATGAGGGCTGTGCATACTTCAATCATATGAGTAAACCTTATTGCATTACACCTACGGTAGATCATTATGTGTGCGTGGTTGACCTTCTTGCCCGTGCTGGCTATCTTGAAGACACCCTTAACTTCATCATTAAGATGCCAGTTAAACCTGTGGCGGTTGTGTGGATGTGTTTTCTTGCTGCCTGTCGATCGCATATGAATATCGGCTTGGGAGTATATACAGCGATGCTGCTTTTTGATTTGGATCCTACAAATTCTGCAACTTACATTCTTCTCTCAAATATCTACGCAGAAGTGGGCAGGTGGGCTGAGGTTCAGATGGTAAGGAAATTGATGAAAGAGAGGGGAATTAATAAGATCcctggatgtagttggattgaGGGCCAAGGTCAAAACTTGTTACAGATGAATTAA
- the LOC131062614 gene encoding pentatricopeptide repeat-containing protein At4g13650-like isoform X2, translating into MQRTGFQPDQFTFASVLPACAKVGALEQGMDVHQSINERGISSNVVVVTALVDMYAKCGSIDKAREVFDKMPQRNVVSWNVMIAGYAQMGYNEKALETYKQMQLASVKPNSTTFASILPACAKIGDLQQGVDIHQSIKERGISSDVAVATALVDMYAKCRNIEKAHELFDRMPKKDVISWTAMISGYAQHEFAEKALQMFKQMQLAGVKPNSKTFSSILPACAKMGALEQGIDIHQSIKDRGILSNVVVATALVDMYAKCGSIDKARELFDRMPERDVFSWNTMIVGYTQNGFVEKALETFKQMQLAGVKPDSTTFASILPACAKMGALEQGIDIHQNVTEQGFLSDVVIASALVDMYAKCGSIDKAFELFDRMPQRNVVTWNTMIAGYAQNGLVEKALESFKQMQLEGIKPNSTTFINILPACAKMGALEQGMNIHQSITEEGLMSDIVVASALVDMYAKCGSIEKARELFDRMRQRDVVSWNAMIAGYAQNGFCKDALKIFELMKHSGTYPNIVSFACVLYACSHAGLVDEGCAYFNHMSKPYCITPTVDHYVCVVDLLARAGYLEDTLNFIIKMPVKPVAVVWMCFLAACRSHMNIGLGVYTAMLLFDLDPTNSATYILLSNIYAEVGRWAEVQMVRKLMKERGINKIPGCSWIEGQGQNLLQMN; encoded by the coding sequence ATGCAACGAACAGGTTTTCAACCCGACCAGTTCACATTTGCCAGCGTACTTCCAGCCTGTGCGAAAGTGGGCGctctggaacagggtatggacgTGCATCAAAGTATAAACGAGAGAGGAATTTCGTCAAATGTTGTAGTTGtgactgccctggtagacatgtatgcaaaatgtggaagcatagacaaggcacgtgaagtgttcgacaaaatgcctcaaagaaatgtggtttcttggaatgtcatgattgcaggatatgcacaaatgggatataatgaaaaggctttagaaacttacaagcaaatgcaattggccagtgtaaagccaaattctacaacctttgctagcatcctccctgcctgtgccaaaatcgGAGATCTGCAACAGGgtgtggacatccatcaaagcataaaggaaagAGGAATCTCTTCAGATGTTGccgttgcaactgccctggtagacatgtatgcaaaatgtcgaAACATAGaaaaggcacatgaactgtttgacagaatgcctaaaaaagatgtcatctcatggaCTGCCATGATTTCAGGATACGCACAACATGAGTTTGCTGAGAAGGCTTTGCAAatgttcaagcaaatgcaattggcaggtgtaaagccaaattcaaaAACCTTTTCCAGCATACTTccagcctgtgcgaaaatgggtgctttggaacagggtatagacatccatcaaagcataaaggatagaggaattttgtcaaatgttgtagttgcaactgccctcgtagacatgtatgcaaaatgcggaagcatagacaaggcacgtgaactgtttgacagaatgcctgaaAGAGATGTCTTCTCCTGGAACACAATGATTGTAGGATATACacaaaatgggtttgttgaaaaggcattagaaactttcaagcaaatgcaattggcaggtgtaaagccagactccacaacctttgccagcatccttccagcctgtgccaaaatgggagctttggaacagggtatagaCATCCATCAAAACGTAACGGAACAGGgttttttgtcagatgttgtaattGCAAGTGCCCTGgtggacatgtatgcaaaatgtggaagcatagacaaggcatttgaactgtttgacagaatgcctcaaagaaatgtggtcacaTGGAataccatgattgcaggatatgcacaaaatggacttgttgaaaaggctttagaatctttcaagcaaatgcaattggaaggtatcaagccaaattccacaacctttatcAACATCCTTCCAGCCTGTGCCaagatgggagctttggaacagggcatgaacatccatcaaagcataacagaagAGGGATTGATGTCAGATATTGTAGTTGCCAGTGCCcttgtagacatgtatgcaaaatgtggaagcattgaaaaggcgcgtgaactgtttgacagaatgcgtCAAAGAGATGtagtctcatggaatgccatgattgcaggatatgcacaaaatggattttgcaagGATGCCCTCAAAatctttgaattaatgaagcactctGGAACATATCCTAACATTGTAAGCTTTGCTTGTGTTTTATATGCATGCAGCCATGCAGGTTTAGTGGATGAGGGCTGTGCATACTTCAATCATATGAGTAAACCTTATTGCATTACACCTACGGTAGATCATTATGTGTGCGTGGTTGACCTTCTTGCCCGTGCTGGCTATCTTGAAGACACCCTTAACTTCATCATTAAGATGCCAGTTAAACCTGTGGCGGTTGTGTGGATGTGTTTTCTTGCTGCCTGTCGATCGCATATGAATATCGGCTTGGGAGTATATACAGCGATGCTGCTTTTTGATTTGGATCCTACAAATTCTGCAACTTACATTCTTCTCTCAAATATCTACGCAGAAGTGGGCAGGTGGGCTGAGGTTCAGATGGTAAGGAAATTGATGAAAGAGAGGGGAATTAATAAGATCcctggatgtagttggattgaGGGCCAAGGTCAAAACTTGTTACAGATGAATTAA